A region of the Corynebacterium renale genome:
ATCCTGACCGTCGCCGGCGCGGCAGCCTTGTTCACCGTGTACCCGCAGCTAATTGGCTTCGTGGAAGTGTTCGGTGGCCTGTTCATCCTGTATATGGGTTATTCCATGCTGCGTAGCGGTTGGAAGAATCGGCACACGCCGCTGGGTGAGGGCGACGACGTCACCTCGGTCCTGGGTACCCCCGCCAAGGCGTTCCGTACTGGGTTGTTCACAAACCTGGCGAATCCAAAGATTGTGCTCTTCCTGACTGCTATCGTCGCGCCGGTCCTGCCGGCTTCGCCAAGCCTGGGGCAGACGGCGATTATCGTGGCCGCCCTGTTTTTCCCTTCGCTGCTGTACTTCCTGCTTATCTCGGTACTGCTCTCGGCGAAGGTGGTGCGCCAGCGCGTGCTAGGCTACGGTTCCTGGATCGACGTGGGCGCCGGCGTATTCTTCCTCGTCATGGGCGTTGTCCTGCTGGTCCGTGGGGTAGGGGAGTTTTTCTAGGGGCGCTGAGGGCTTAAGTAAAGAAACGTGTTTCTCCACTTCGGAATAAGCCCAGAGCACTGCCGTGTTCCCCGTGAGCTATAAACGATTCACCTACTCGCGTGTCCAGCCAGCAACAAGGAACTACAACACCCCTTATCTTCAGAAAGCGTGGTGCCCGCAGCCAGGGAACATGGGCCTGGCAATGAGATTAAAAAGACATTCTGTGAAAATCTGGAAATATTCACCTGGCGGTTTAACTTGCCTTAACTGGCAGAATGTCTTTTTCATATCACGTGACACAGTCAGCGAATGGCCGAGACGCGCCTGAGTGACGCAGTAAACGAAAGCCAGTGCATGAGGCAAGCTTCGACGCTGCCGGACACACTTTTCTTTACTTAACCCACCCCGGTCTGCACCTAGGCGCTCCCCGAATACACAAAGGCCGCCTCCTTGACGAAAAGGAAGGCGGCCTGTGAACAACCGAATGGTCTTATGCCATCTTGTTGAAAGCAGTAGCCATCTTGGACTTCTTGTTAGCCGCGTTGTTGCGGTGGAAGACGCCCTTGGTGACGGACTTGTCCAGAGCACGCGATGCTACGCGCAGCTGTGCCTCTGCAGCGGTCTTGTCGCCAGCCTCAACGAGCTCGCGGAACTTGCGGATCTCGGTGCGGACGTGGGAACGGACAGCCTTGTTGCGGAGACGACGCTTTTCGTTAGTAAGGACGCGCTTCTTCTGCTGCTTGATGTTTGCCATCGTTAAATACCTCTTAGGTTGTAGTTTCGGACCCTATGCCAGCCACCTTTTGGCGTGTGATGTGGGCTAACCCAAGGTCTTGCTAGCCGCGGGGCACCACACAGTGAACCTGCATAGACAACTCGCCAAACCTTACCAGCCACACGCCCTAAAAACCAATCCTTCCTAGCTCCACCCGTAGTTGTGTCGGAGCCGGCTGGCTACCCGGTGAAACTGCTGGCGCGTGAATACGGCGCCGTGGCGCCGAATATCGCGAATACTTAAGCCGAGCACCTGGTCCAAGCGAATCCATCCGGGATTTCCGGTGTGGTCCCAGTCGCCGGCGCCGATGGCCAACCAGTTGTCGTCGTTGGCGTGTGCCGGGTCGGGGGAGATGACCAGGCACAGCAGGAAGGCGCGCCGGTGGCCCACGACGAGGGCGGAATGCTCGGCCGGGCCGTTACCGGTGAGGTCCGCGTACAAGGTGATCACTTCGCCGGGTTCGGGTTGGCCGTCCATCGCGGGGGCGTAGTAAAGGGGCCTGCTCATTGACGAGGTTTCGATCCACCGGTAGGACGCCACTTCGTCGTCAGTAAATGTGTTCTCCGGGCTTAAACCCAAACGCGCAGTCAGAGTGTTCATCGCGGCATCTATCGGGCGGGTCCGGATATGCCCGATGAGGTTGTTTTTTAGGCGGGTGGGCCAGGGTGCCGGCGGCTCGTCGTGAAGTGGTGGCTTGGGCGTCATGGAAGGCAGTCTAATAGATGGTAGGGTGTTTACGATTAGTCAGGAAAAGGGGTTCTTACTTTATGCCCAGCAAGGCCACCAATTTTGCGGAAACCACGTTTACGGATCCAGCGCAGATCCGTAATTTCTGCATCATCGCTCACATCGACCACGGCAAGTCCACACTCGCCGACCGTATCCTCCAGCTGTCCAACGTCGTCTCTGAACGCGACATGCGGGATCAATACCTGGACAACATGGATATTGAGCGTGAACGCGGCATCACCATTAAGGCGCAGAACGTGCGCCTGCCCTGGACCACCGACGCCGGCGATCAGTTCGTCCTTCAGATGATTGATACCCCCGGCCACGTTGACTTTACCTACGAGGTCAGCCGTGCTCTAGAAGCCTGCGAGGGTGCAATTTTGCTTGTCGACGCCGCCCAGGGCATCGAGGCGCAGACCCTTGCGAACTTATACCTGGCGATGGATAAGGACTTGGAGATTATTCCGGTCCTCAACAAAATTGACCTACCAGCTGCGGATCCGGAGAAGTATTCCCTGGAAATCGCCAACATCATCGGCTGTGAAACAGAGGACGTTCTGCGTGTATCCGGCAAAACTGGTGAAGGCGTGCCTGAGCTGCTGGACAAGGTCTGCGAAATGATTCCTGCGCCGACCTCCGCGTACGGCGCTGAAGGCCCCGCGCGTGCCCTGATTTTTGACTCCGTCTACGACGTCTACCGTGGCGTAGTCACCTACGTCCGCATGGTTGACGGCACCCTGAAGCCACGCCAAAAAGCGCGCATGATGTCCACCGGTACGGACCACGAACTCCTCGAAGTAGGCATCGTGAGCCCGACCCCGAAACCGGTCAAGGGCCTGGGCCCGGGCGAGGTGGGCTACCTCATCACCGGCGCAAAGGATGTCCGCGAAACACGCGTCGGTGATACCGTCACCTGGACAAAGGGCGGCGCCGAGGAACCGCTCGAAGGCTACGCTGACCCCGTGCCGATGGTGTACTCCGGCCTATTTCCAATCTCGCAGGAGGACTTCCCGGCACTGCGGGATGCGCTGGAAAAGTTACAGCTTAACGACGCCTCCCTGACCTACGAACCGGAAACCTCTGTAGCTTTGGGCTTCGGTTTCCGCTGTGGCTTCCTGGGCTTGCTGCACATGGAAATCACGCGCGCTCGTCTGGAGCGCGAATTTGACCTCGACCTGATTTCCACCGCGCCATCGGTGACCTACCGCGTGGTAGCCGAAGACGGTTCGGAGAAAATCGTGCACAATCCCTCGGACTGGCCCGGCGGAAAACTGCAGGAAGTCTACGAACCGATCGTCGACATGTCTCTGATCGTGCCCAGCGAATTCGTCGGTCCAACAATGGAACTGTGTCAATCCCGCCGCGGCGAAATGAAGAACATGGATTACCTCTCCGAGGACCGCGTGGAATTGCGCTACACCATGCCGTTGGGCGAGATCATCTTCGACTTCTTCGATATCTTGAAGTCGCGCACTAAGGGCTACGCGTCGCTCAACTACGAAATCTCCGGTGAGCAAACCGCTGACCTGGTCAAGGTGGATATCCTCCTCCAGGGCGATCCGGTCGACGCATTTTCTGCGATCGTGCACCGCGATAACGCCCAGTGGTACGGCAACAAGATGACCAAGAAGCTGCGCGAACTTATCCCTCGCCAGCAGTTTGAGGTGCCGATTCAGGCTGCAATCGGTTCCAAAATTATCGCCCGTGAGAACATCCGTGCGCTGCGCAAGGACGTGCTCTCCAAGTGCTACGGCGGCGATATTTCCCGTAAGCGCAAGCTGCTGGAAAAGCAGAAGGCCGGTAAGAAGCGCATGAAGTCCATCGGGTCGGTCACCGTCCCGCAGGAAGCATTCGTGGCAGCCTTGTCCACGGACGAAGAAAAGAAGTAACGCGTCTGCGAACCCGAAAGCCCAGGTCCTGAAAAGGGCCTGGGCTTTCGTGGTCTTGCACAACGTTAGGCGCGGATCGCGTTTGTGCTATGGAAGATCCTCTTGAATACCGGCACGCTGAGCGACTGCGCCACAATAAGAAGAACGGTACCGATAATGATGGCGCTGACAATCACTAATGGCCCTCCCACGGATTGAGGGTTGTCAAGGTGATAGTCATTCGTGTTGATGAACGCCCCACCTGCAAAGGAACCTAATGCGCGCAGTGCACTTGAACTGACGTATGGGAGCGCCGGTGCCGGCGGGGTGGGTTATGTGCTTAAAGATTCTGTGGCAAATATTGCCGAGTTTCTAGAAACCCTGCGCGCGGTAGCTAACCGGCAGGTCATCCTCGGTCCGGAGATTGCTGAAAGCTTAGCTCGCCACGACCACCAGGGCCGCGCTATAGAAATGCTGACCGACCGCGAGCGCGAAGTGCTCGAAGCGATGGCCCAGGGCAAGTCGAATCCTGATATTGCAGCGGAGCTGTACCTATCTGAAGCGGGCGTTTCTAAGCACATTGCCTCGATCTTCCAGAAGCTCGGTTTTGACGCAGCAGAACCGAACCGGCGGGTCAAAGCTATTTTGCAGTATCTGGCGTACTCGTACCAGCGTCCGCTCTAACAGAGGTGAGCCGTGCCACGCTCATCGCAAGCGCCCATTCGGCTGGGCCCCGGCGGAACCGGCTCTTCCACAGCGGCGCAAAAATTAGGCCTGCCACGATCAGCCCTATGCCCACGGGATTCGTCGGTGTGGATAGATCTTTCTCGAAGTAATCGTTCGCAGGATCTTCGTAGACCTTATTCCACGCTTCCTCTTCAGCTGCAATCATCTCCGGCCAGGTTTCAATGTGCTCAAACTGGGCTAACCATTCGGACGGGCTCATCACTGAGCGTGGGTCCGAGAAGCTGGAGGTCTTTTCAGCCGAAAAGTCCGGTTGCGGGCTGCTCGTGTAACCAAAAGCAAAGAGGGGAAAGAGCGTCAGCGCGTGCACGATGTAGACGGTCAAGGCCATCGAACCGAAAGAATGCAGGGGTAGTGTAATGCGGGTCGCGGAGGGAATACGGCAGACCCACATGCAGACCAAGAACACCGCTACCGCAACCGTGGCCGTCACCGCGATATCCAGTAGGCCTCCAGAATGGGGGATGATGCTCATCCCGTGTAAGGCCGAAAAACCGGCGGCCCCGGAATAGCCCTCGGGATCTGTGGCGGAGGAGAAGTCGTCGAGAAGCACTACCCGCAGCCACGCCGCACTGACTGCCAGCGCAACAATCGCGACGGTCCACCAGGCTGCAGCCTTCGTGCGCAGGAAGGAGAAAGTGCGGAACACGATCACCCCGAGGATCCCGTACGCCAGCCACGCCAACGGCGGATACACTGATGCGGTTGCTGTCAGGGCGAGCACAAAGAAGCCGGTGGTGACCATACTTCCGACCAACCACTGCACAGCTAACAGGACCAGTGCGGTGGTTACCAGCCAGCGCATCCGCAGCCGGGTGAGGTAACCCAAGACCATATACAGCAAGCCAATCGGGCCGAGGACTACGGCGATGCTGGTCAGCGGAGTAAGAATCATGCCCAGGCCCATCAGAAGCAGACCGCGAACCACGTTTCGGAACCGTAGGTGGGCTAGGTCTGTTCCGCCGGAGGCGTCGGCACGCATGTGCATACGCGTGATGGTTATGCCGCACAGAACCGCGAACAGGGTGGAGGGGTAGCCTGCCGAGATCTCGTTAAAAGGCGCGACGTGCGGGCCGGTGTGCGCGACGATCATCCCGATGATAGCTAGGCCGCGTGCCAGGTCGAGCCCATAAATGCGGGAAGCCCCGCGAAGTTCATGCATATAAAGAACCTAGCGGAGCTGCCCCGGAAAAGGAAGGGCTATTTTTCCTCCGACTCTTCGGGGACGTAGCCGTCGCCCCAGGTGCCGGACGAGTAGTCGTAGTCCACGTCGTTCCCTTCCTCGTCGGTGCGCTGGTACCAGTCGGTCAACGTTTCGTCGGTGGAGTCGAAGTCCTTACCGGCGCCTTCGCCTTCCTTGGACTTGCGGACCGCAAGCTCAAAGTCGTCGCCGTGGCGCTCCAGGCCGGTCATCACGGCATTCTCGACGGCCGCGCGAGCATAAGTGCGCCTAATCGCTGCCGGATCTGTGCTCAAATCCTTGAGGAATGCCACGATCATCACCAGCAGCACCACAGAGAACGGTAGTGCGATGAGGATGGTCAGAGACTGCAGGCCGGACAGGGCATTTTCTCCGCCGGCTAGCAGCATGACCACAGAAATGCCCATCATGCATAGGCCCCAGAACACCACCACTACCTTCGACGGCGCCGTATCGCCCTTAGAAGAAAGCGTGCCCATAACCACCGAGGCAGAGTCCGCCGAGGTGATAAAGAAGACCGCCAGGATGAAAATCAGGACGAACGGCATGACCGAGCTCAGGGGAAGCGTGTCGAACATCGCAAAGAGCACCTGCTCAGGCGTGGCGGAGCCATCGAAACCTGCTGTGCCGTCTGCAGACAGCGAAATCGCGGTGCCACCGAACACGGTAAAAGCGATAGCCAGGATGAACGTGGGTACAGCCATCGTCGTCAAGGCGAACTCGCGCAAAGTGCGGCCACGAGAGATACGTGCAATGAACATACCGACGAACGGGGTCCACGAAATCCACCACGCCCAATAAAATGCGGTCCACGCGGCCTGGAATTCCACAGCCTCCGGGCCCCAGGACATGGACTTACCCATCATTGCCAGCAATTGGTCGGCGTAGTGCAGCAGACCCGACGGGATGAGGTTAAGCAGGAAAAGTGTGGGGCCAACGATGAATACGAAGAGCACTACACCCAAGGTCAAGGAGATGTTCAGGTTGGACAAGTAGCGCACGCCACGTGAAACACCGGAGACCGCGGAGATGATAAACCCAATGGTCAGCACCGACATAATGATGATCAGCGCGTTATTGCCCAGCGGACCTACGCCGGAGACAATTTCCACGCCCTGGCCAATCTGAATCGCAGAAAGGCCCAAGGTAGCCGCGGTGCCGAAGACCGTGGCGATAATCGCGGTGATATCCACTAGCCGGCCAGCAACACCTTCCGTTCGGGCACCGAAGATGCTCCGGAACACGGACGAAAAGAGGGAGACACGACCACGTCGATAAGAGCTATACGCCAGCGCTCCTCCGACCAGCGCGTACAGTGCCCAGGCCGAGAGACCCCAGTGGAAGTGCGACTGCGCCATCGCCTGGTGCACCGCCTCGCGAGTACCGGCCTCCACCGTGTGTGGGGGAGGGGTCAGGAAGTGAGACAGCGGTTCCGATGGGCCGAAGAAGAAGATACCCACGCCGATACCGGCGCCGAACATCATGGCGATCCAACTGAACCGGGAGAATTCTGGCTCCTCATCATCCGTGCCCAACTTCACCCGCCCATAGCGGGAAAACGCCAGAACAACCATGATAATGATGCCGGCAATCATGACGATGTTGAATAACCAGCCGGCGTTGAGCATCGCCCAATCAAAACTGGCGGAGGCCACCGAGGAGACGGACTCAGGGGAAATCACACCCCAGAGAATAAAGCCAACAATCAGTGTTGCGGTCACCGCAAACACCGGTTTATCCAGGCCAAAGGTGTTGCGCTGCTGGTCCACACTAATGCCTGGGACAAGACCCGGGTGCAGATTATGCGGGTACTGGCTGCTGGTGGGATAAGTATCGGACAGTTGTTTTCGGGGCTTCTTTGCCACAGCGAAAATCCATTTCTGCGCACTGCCGCGGGGTGCATCGTAGAAAACAAGAGCGGAACGTTCATCGTGCCCGGAAACTGTTGTAAAAGCAACTGGAACGAACCTTAAAAATCGGTGTAAGCCCAGGCGAACCAGAGAAAGGGGGTGGCGAAAAAATTCATAAACCTGCAGCGCACAGGCTTAGCATGTTATTCTTGTCCGCTGTACTCACGTCAGTTACAAGAAAGGGAAGGTGTCTGTACCCGTGGATAAGAACCAACCCCAGAAACATAAACAAAGGAAACCTTCCAAGGGTGAGCCTAACGCGGACGCGGAGCGCGCGCCCGTCACCGTGGAGTATCGGCGCAAGCCCGCCAACCCCACCATGGCCCGTGGCATGCGTTTCGTTGGCCAAGCTACGTCTGGCAGGCGTACCACCCACCCGGGTCTCATCCCCGGTATCGGGGTGGAGAAAACCGGGGTGGTGTACAAGACCAGCTGGATTGTGTTCGGCATCGCCCTAGCGGCCTCCTTGGGTGTGCTGGCGTGGGCGGTTATCGCGCCGCAGAACCTGCTTGATGTTGGCACCACTATGCGCGAGGGCGTGACCAGTAATTTTGGTTGGTTCTTTACCGCATTGATCCTGCTGATTATGGTGTTCATGTTCGTCATCGCACTTGCCCCGACAGGCAATATCAAACTCGGCGAAGACGATGAGGAACCCGACTATTCGCGTGCCACATGGATTTCCATGCTGTTCGCCGCAGGCCTGGGCATCGGCCTGATCTTCTACGGTCCGATGGAGCCGATGCAGCACTTCATCGACGCACCCCCGGCTTCCGACGCGCCGAGTGGCGATTCAGCGAACGTGTTGCCCGCAATGTCGCAGGCACTGCTGCACCAGACCCTGTTTACGTGGGGCATCTATGCTCTCGTCGGCGGTGCGATTGCGTACGCCAGTTACCGTCGCGGCCGGTTGCCCTTGATCTCAGGGCTTTTTGAACCCGTATTCCCGGATGGTCCGAACCGTTTGTTGGGCAAGATTATCGACGTCTTCGCTGTCCTGGTCACCCTGTTCGGTACTGCAACCTCCTTGGGCATTGGCGCGCTGCAGATTCAGGCCGGTACGGAGATTGTCACGGGTTGGTCTGTTGCCGGAAACAAATTCTTAATCGGTGCGGTTACGATCTTGACCTGCGTGTTCATCTACTCTGCGGTCTCAGGTGTGAAGAAGGGCCTGCGCATCCTCTCCAACATGAACATGTTCCTGGTTATCTTCCTGGCTCTGTTCGTGCTGGTAACCGGCCCCACCCTCTTCGTCCTTGACCTGATTCCAACGTCGTTGGTGCATTACTTGAGCACCTTCCCAGACATGTTTGCAATCTCGCCGTCGCAGGGTGAAGAGACCGCTGAGATCATGACCGCCTGGACCACCATGTACTGGGCGTGGTGGATTTCCTGGTCACCATTCGTGGGCATGTTCATCGCGAAGATTTCCCGTGGCCGCACTATCCGCGAATTCACCTTCACCGTTATCCTCGGGCCGGGCCTTATCTCCGTGGTCTGGTACGTGATTTTCGGTGGCACTGCCATCTACCAGGTGCTCAACGATTTCGGCCTAGAGATCAAGGGCTCTGGCGAGAACGTCATGTTCGACCTACTCGGCGAACTGCCACTCGCTTCGGTGATGCAGGTCATCACATTGCTGGCAGTCCTGATTTTCTTCACGACGGCAGCGGACTCCGCCACCCTCGTGATGGGAACAATGAGCCAGCACGGCCGCCCCGAGCCCTCCCGATGGGCAACAGTCACTTGGGGTGTGGCCCTTGGTTCCGTGTCCCTGGCACTGCTTCTCATCGGCGGGCAAAACGCACTATCTGGCCTGCAGGCAATCATGGTGGCTTCCGCGCTACCATTCGCGATTATTCTGCTGGGCGTGATGTGGTGCTGGTTCGTTGACCTGCGCAACGACCCGTACATGATCCGCCGCCATTACGCTAAGAGCGCGATTGCGCAGGGTGTGCGTCGAGGTATTGAAGAACACGGCGACGACTTCGTCTTCGGTGCCGAAGGGGTAGATCCCGAAGAAGGCGCTGGAGCGAAGTCACGCTACGAGTCCGAGGACCCCGAGCTGTCCGAGTGGTACACAGAACACGCGGAAGCTCGTGAGGAAGCAGAAGCCGTGGCAGCAGAAGACCCCGACGCTTCCACGCCGGGGCCGATCCACGTCGAGGGCAAGGAGTACGACGACACCCCTCCGCCACCACAACACTAAGGTTTAGCGGGCGGTGGAACGCACCTCGCGGGCCATCTCCATAATCTCTTCCATCGTGAATTCACGATCATTGAGCCGGGTACATTCATCCAGGATGTTGTACCCGGCATGTTGTATATCAAGGTGCTGCGACCACTGCCGGGCCGCAACGTCCGGGTTATTGACCGCAAGTGATTGGGCGGCGCGCCGCTCCGCGAGGAGTTCGTACTGCAGGTCGCGGCGCTGAGCAATCGCCTCGCGCGGGCTCATCGTCAGCAGGCTGCCCAGCAAGGTACCCATCGCAGCATACGAGCGGTGCACTAATCGTTGGTGGTGGCGTGGCTCCGCGTTCGGGATGAATACCCACAACAGCGCCATGGAGAACACAGTGGCTAAGACGACCTCGGCGATGCGGTCACCGACTACTTCAGGCAGCGGATTTTCGGTAGACCCACCCATGAGTAAAGCAAGTGGGGTAGTGAAGATAACGCAGAACGCATAGTTGCGCACCACGAAGACTTCAGCGAAGAATTGGCAGATCACCAG
Encoded here:
- the rpsT gene encoding 30S ribosomal protein S20 produces the protein MANIKQQKKRVLTNEKRRLRNKAVRSHVRTEIRKFRELVEAGDKTAAEAQLRVASRALDKSVTKGVFHRNNAANKKSKMATAFNKMA
- the lepA gene encoding translation elongation factor 4 yields the protein MPSKATNFAETTFTDPAQIRNFCIIAHIDHGKSTLADRILQLSNVVSERDMRDQYLDNMDIERERGITIKAQNVRLPWTTDAGDQFVLQMIDTPGHVDFTYEVSRALEACEGAILLVDAAQGIEAQTLANLYLAMDKDLEIIPVLNKIDLPAADPEKYSLEIANIIGCETEDVLRVSGKTGEGVPELLDKVCEMIPAPTSAYGAEGPARALIFDSVYDVYRGVVTYVRMVDGTLKPRQKARMMSTGTDHELLEVGIVSPTPKPVKGLGPGEVGYLITGAKDVRETRVGDTVTWTKGGAEEPLEGYADPVPMVYSGLFPISQEDFPALRDALEKLQLNDASLTYEPETSVALGFGFRCGFLGLLHMEITRARLEREFDLDLISTAPSVTYRVVAEDGSEKIVHNPSDWPGGKLQEVYEPIVDMSLIVPSEFVGPTMELCQSRRGEMKNMDYLSEDRVELRYTMPLGEIIFDFFDILKSRTKGYASLNYEISGEQTADLVKVDILLQGDPVDAFSAIVHRDNAQWYGNKMTKKLRELIPRQQFEVPIQAAIGSKIIARENIRALRKDVLSKCYGGDISRKRKLLEKQKAGKKRMKSIGSVTVPQEAFVAALSTDEEKK
- a CDS encoding response regulator transcription factor, translating into MNAPPAKEPNARSALELTYGSAGAGGVGYVLKDSVANIAEFLETLRAVANRQVILGPEIAESLARHDHQGRAIEMLTDREREVLEAMAQGKSNPDIAAELYLSEAGVSKHIASIFQKLGFDAAEPNRRVKAILQYLAYSYQRPL
- a CDS encoding BCCT family transporter, which encodes MDKNQPQKHKQRKPSKGEPNADAERAPVTVEYRRKPANPTMARGMRFVGQATSGRRTTHPGLIPGIGVEKTGVVYKTSWIVFGIALAASLGVLAWAVIAPQNLLDVGTTMREGVTSNFGWFFTALILLIMVFMFVIALAPTGNIKLGEDDEEPDYSRATWISMLFAAGLGIGLIFYGPMEPMQHFIDAPPASDAPSGDSANVLPAMSQALLHQTLFTWGIYALVGGAIAYASYRRGRLPLISGLFEPVFPDGPNRLLGKIIDVFAVLVTLFGTATSLGIGALQIQAGTEIVTGWSVAGNKFLIGAVTILTCVFIYSAVSGVKKGLRILSNMNMFLVIFLALFVLVTGPTLFVLDLIPTSLVHYLSTFPDMFAISPSQGEETAEIMTAWTTMYWAWWISWSPFVGMFIAKISRGRTIREFTFTVILGPGLISVVWYVIFGGTAIYQVLNDFGLEIKGSGENVMFDLLGELPLASVMQVITLLAVLIFFTTAADSATLVMGTMSQHGRPEPSRWATVTWGVALGSVSLALLLIGGQNALSGLQAIMVASALPFAIILLGVMWCWFVDLRNDPYMIRRHYAKSAIAQGVRRGIEEHGDDFVFGAEGVDPEEGAGAKSRYESEDPELSEWYTEHAEAREEAEAVAAEDPDASTPGPIHVEGKEYDDTPPPPQH
- a CDS encoding BCCT family transporter produces the protein MAKKPRKQLSDTYPTSSQYPHNLHPGLVPGISVDQQRNTFGLDKPVFAVTATLIVGFILWGVISPESVSSVASASFDWAMLNAGWLFNIVMIAGIIIMVVLAFSRYGRVKLGTDDEEPEFSRFSWIAMMFGAGIGVGIFFFGPSEPLSHFLTPPPHTVEAGTREAVHQAMAQSHFHWGLSAWALYALVGGALAYSSYRRGRVSLFSSVFRSIFGARTEGVAGRLVDITAIIATVFGTAATLGLSAIQIGQGVEIVSGVGPLGNNALIIIMSVLTIGFIISAVSGVSRGVRYLSNLNISLTLGVVLFVFIVGPTLFLLNLIPSGLLHYADQLLAMMGKSMSWGPEAVEFQAAWTAFYWAWWISWTPFVGMFIARISRGRTLREFALTTMAVPTFILAIAFTVFGGTAISLSADGTAGFDGSATPEQVLFAMFDTLPLSSVMPFVLIFILAVFFITSADSASVVMGTLSSKGDTAPSKVVVVFWGLCMMGISVVMLLAGGENALSGLQSLTILIALPFSVVLLVMIVAFLKDLSTDPAAIRRTYARAAVENAVMTGLERHGDDFELAVRKSKEGEGAGKDFDSTDETLTDWYQRTDEEGNDVDYDYSSGTWGDGYVPEESEEK
- a CDS encoding LysE family translocator; the protein is MTPSALLSVAALNLVGVASPGPDVMLIIRTATRSRVHAVAASLGIHIGVLMWEILTVAGAAALFTVYPQLIGFVEVFGGLFILYMGYSMLRSGWKNRHTPLGEGDDVTSVLGTPAKAFRTGLFTNLANPKIVLFLTAIVAPVLPASPSLGQTAIIVAALFFPSLLYFLLISVLLSAKVVRQRVLGYGSWIDVGAGVFFLVMGVVLLVRGVGEFF